CTGCTGGTCCGACTTCAAACCGCGGTCGGGTCCAACCTGGCCGAGACCGATCGAATTTTCCATCGGGCCGAGGCCTTCATGAACGCCCGGCCGGAAGTGGCCCGGGCCTATGCGATCGTCGGCGGATTCGGGGGCGGCAGCGTCAATACCGGCGTCATGTTCGTCACCTTGGTTCCTCCCAGGGAGCGCGACCTCAGCCAGGCGGAATTCGCCGCGGTGATCCGAAAGGAGATCAACTCTTATCCGGGGGTGCGGGCGGTCGTCCAGGATCTCTCGCAGCAGGGCTTCACGGCGCAGCGGGGTTTCCCGGTGGAGTTTTCGGTCCGGGGGCCCGATTGGGACCGTTTGGTCGAGGTGAGCCGGGAGATCGAGCGGAAGCTTTCGGCGAGCGGCGCGGTGATCGATCTCGACAGCGATTATCAGGTCGGGATGCCGGAATTGCGGATTTCGCCCGACCGGGCCCGCGCGGCCGACCTGGGGATTTCGGTCGAGAAGGTGGCACAGACGATCAATGCGATGGTCGGCGGGCTCCGGGTTGGAAGGTACAGCACCGAGGGGCGGCGCATCGACGTCCGGCTTCGGCTGCTGGCCGATCAGCGCTCGCGCCCGGAGGATCTGTCGCGGCTCCGGGTTCGAAGCGCCTCCGACGAGCTGATTCCGCTCTCCTCGCTGGTCACCTATGAGGAGCGTCCCGCCCTCCAGGCGATCACACGGAGCGATCGGGAGCGGGCGATCACCTTTTTCGCCAATGTCGCGCCGGGCCGCTCTCAGGACGAAGCGCTCACCCTCGTGAAGCAGCTCTCCAAGGAGTTGCCGATCGGATACCATGCGGTATTGGGGGGGGCGAGTGTGGCATTCCAGGAATCGATGGGGAGCCTGGTTTTCGCGATCTTGTTGGGGGTCGTGGTGGCGTATATGATCCTGGCGTCGCAGTTCAACTCGCTTCTCCACCCGGTGACCGTTCTGACGATCCTTCCCCTTTCGATCGCCGGCGCCGCCATCGCGCTTTTGATTGCCGGAAAAAGCTTGAACATCTTCAGCATGATCGGGCTTCTCCTTTTGATGGGAATCGTCAAGAAAAACTCGATTATCCTGGTGGACTACGCCCTTCAGATCCGGGAAGAAGGGGGGCTCGACGCCGCAACGGCGATGCTTCGCGCTGGACCCGTCCGGCTGCGGCCCATTTTGATGACGTCGGTGGCGACCATGATGGCGGCCGTTCCGGCGGCGCTGGCCCTCGGCTCGGGCTCGGAGGTCCGCTCCCCGATGGCGATGGCGGTCATCGGCGGGCTGATCGTCTCCACCGTGCTCAGTCTTTTCGTGGTCCCGGCGTTTTATGTCGTGGCCGATCGGATGGCCGTGAAGGTCCAAGGATGGCGGAGCCGGGGACGGGCGGTCGGGCCGGTTGAACCCAAGCCGAAGTTGATGGAGTAGATCATCCGTGATTCAAGACGAACCTTCCAATGCGATCGTCGTCAAAAACCTGGTGAAGCGATACGACGCATTCAACGCGCTCGATCATATCGATTTGACCGTGCCGTTCGGCGAATGTTTCGGGTCGCTCGGTCCCAACGGCGCCGGCAAGACGACCCTCATCCGGATCTTGACCGGGTTGATCCACCCGACGGAGGGGGAGGCGATCGTCGCCGGGCACGATGTGGCGAAACGGCCCGACGCGGTCCGCCGGTCGATCGGTGTCGTCTCCCAGGCGATGACGACCGATCTCGATTTGACCGGCCGGGAGAACCTCGACATTTATGGAAAGTACTATCAGGTTTCCGACAAAGAGCGGCGCGAGCGGATCGGGGACCTTCTCGATCGGGTCGGCCTGACGGAGCGGGCGGACGATCTCGTCGCCGCCTACTCCGGCGGGATGCGCCGCCGGCTGGAGATCGCGCGCGGGTTAATTCATCGGCCGAAGATTCTCTTTCTCGATGAGCCGACGATCGGGCTCGATCCGCAGTCGCGCCGGGTCGTCTGGGACCTTTTACAACAGTTTCGAAAGAACGAAAACCTGACGATCTTTTTGACGACCCATTATATGGACGAGGCCGATCTGCTCTGCGACCGAATCGCGATCATCGACGCCGGAAAAATCGTCGTGATGGACAGCCCGGAGAATTTAAAAAAGAAGATCCCCGGGAGCGACATCATCGAGATCTCCATCGATGGAGAGCGGGAAGGCCTGCCGGCCTCTCTCGAATCGCTTCCTTCCGTGCACAAGGTCGTCGTTGAAGAGGGATTGCTCCGCGTCTTTGCCGATCAGGGAGCCCAGTCGGTCCCGATTTTGATGGAGGTGATCCGGAAGCAGGGGGTGAAGGTCCAATCCATCAGCGTCAAACAGCAGACGCTGGAGGATGTCTTCATCCACTACACCGGCCGATCGATCCGCGCCGAAGATACCAAAAAAGTCAGCTACTTCATCGGCGCCGGCGTGCCGAGAAGATGGGGAAGGTGATCGTATGACAATGCGCACGCTCGCCTTCGTCGAACGGGATCTTCGAAAATTTCTCCGGAATCCGATTGCGATTCTGTCGAGCATTCTGTTGCCGATGGTCTATTTGTTAATCATCGGGAACTCGTTTCAGGGGAGTCTCAAGAACCTTCCCTTGGCCTTTGTCGATCAGGATCAGGGGCCGTATGCCGAGCGGATGCTCGACCGGCTCCGGTCCATCGAGACCGGACCGAGCACCTTCCGGCTCGTTTATCTTGCCGATCCGGTGGCGGCGGAGAAAGGGGTTCGAGCGGGAACGTTCAAAGGAGCGGTGGTAATTCCCCCCGACTTTTCGAAAAATATCGATCGGGGGACCGTGCCGCAGGTAGGGCTGGTCCTCGACAATACCGACGGCGTCTCGGCGGCGGCGCTGCAGCAGAGCCTCTCGGAGGCGTTCAATTCGTTGAAAGTCGATGCGCTTCCGATCCGGTCCGATCCGAGCGTGCCGCAACTGTATCCGATCGAGCTTTATCGAAAAATCGACTACGACGCCTCGCTCGTGCCGGGGGCGGTGATCATGGCGATCTTCATGGGAACGATGATCACCGGGGCGTTCAATCTGGTGATGGACCGATTCCTGGGGGTCCACGAAGCCTACCTCTCGACGCCGTTGACGAAGATCGATATGATCCTCGGCATTCTGATCAGCGGGGTGCTGGTGACGACGCTGATCTCTCTCGTGGTCTTGGGCGCCGGGATCTGGATCACCGAGGTGCCGGTCGCCGGGGGGGCCGCCTCCTTCTCGGCGGTGGTCCTGGTGATCGTCTTGACGGCGACGGGGTTGCTGACGATGATGTGCGCCCTGCTTTCCCGGGTCGATCATCCCCGGATCGTCGGGCTGCTCGGCGGCTTTCTGAATGTCATCTTTTTTTTCCCGAGCGGGGCGGTTTACCCCGTGGAGAGTTTCCCGAAGTGGCTCCAGGCGTTCAGCAGGGTCAATCCGGAGACCTACTCGGTCCATGCGTTGAAATCGGTCCTCTTCAAAGGGGCCGATTGGCAGGCGATCCGGGGAGATATCCTTTATTTGATCGGTTTCACACTGGTGATGTTTCTGTTGTCCATTAAAACGTTCAAGCGAGACCTATAAACATGGGAGAAGGTGAATCATGATCCGGAGGGGCGTTTTTCTTCTTGTGTTGGTTCAACTGATTATCGTCGATCCTTTTCAGGGATTTGCGCAGGAGGTCGTCACGCTCGAAGAGGCCTATCGCTCCGCGATGGCCGAAAGCGAGCAGATCGGGATTTCCAGAGAGAATTTGATGCAGGCGGAGCGGGAGATCGACCGTGCGAAAAGCTTTCTCTATCCCAGCATCAACACCGAAGCGAGCTATCTCCGCCGGTCGGAGGCGAAGCAAGGGCCGTTCGGCGTTCTGCTTCCCGAATCTCAAAAGCAGTTTAATCTCACGATCGAGCAGCCGCTCTATACCGGCGGCCGGGCGTCGGCCGCCTATCGGAGCGCGAAGCTCGGTGTCCGAGGGGGAAAGCTCGACCTCAGTCTGACCACCGAAAATATTCTCTTCGATGTCGCCCGTGCTTATTACGAGGCGCTCAAGGCGCAGCGTAATGTCGAAATCGAGGAGAATGAGGTCAAACGGTTGGAGGCCCATCTTCGCGATGCCGAGAAACGTTTTCGGGTCGGGGAGGCGATCAAGACGGTGGTGTTGCGCGCCGAGGCGGAGCTGGCAGACGCCCGCGCCCGATTGATCCGGGCCCGAAACGATCAAGAAACGACGAAAGATCAACTGGCGCTCTTCGCCCGGATCGAGGGGCCGTTTAATCTCGCCGATCCGCCCTCCTTAACCCTCTCGGAGCAGAGCGAGGCGGAGTGGGTCAAAACGGCGCACGAACGGCGGTCCGATCTCGCGTTGCAGTCGACGAATGTCAAGATTTCCGAAGAGCAGATCAGCATCGCCAAGGGGACCTTTTTCCCTTCTCTCAGCCTACAGGGGCGGTACAACTGGATCGATCAAGACCCGGAAACCTCCTTTTTGACCACCAACGA
This DNA window, taken from Candidatus Manganitrophus noduliformans, encodes the following:
- a CDS encoding ATP-binding cassette domain-containing protein, which gives rise to MIQDEPSNAIVVKNLVKRYDAFNALDHIDLTVPFGECFGSLGPNGAGKTTLIRILTGLIHPTEGEAIVAGHDVAKRPDAVRRSIGVVSQAMTTDLDLTGRENLDIYGKYYQVSDKERRERIGDLLDRVGLTERADDLVAAYSGGMRRRLEIARGLIHRPKILFLDEPTIGLDPQSRRVVWDLLQQFRKNENLTIFLTTHYMDEADLLCDRIAIIDAGKIVVMDSPENLKKKIPGSDIIEISIDGEREGLPASLESLPSVHKVVVEEGLLRVFADQGAQSVPILMEVIRKQGVKVQSISVKQQTLEDVFIHYTGRSIRAEDTKKVSYFIGAGVPRRWGR
- a CDS encoding ABC transporter permease, which produces MTMRTLAFVERDLRKFLRNPIAILSSILLPMVYLLIIGNSFQGSLKNLPLAFVDQDQGPYAERMLDRLRSIETGPSTFRLVYLADPVAAEKGVRAGTFKGAVVIPPDFSKNIDRGTVPQVGLVLDNTDGVSAAALQQSLSEAFNSLKVDALPIRSDPSVPQLYPIELYRKIDYDASLVPGAVIMAIFMGTMITGAFNLVMDRFLGVHEAYLSTPLTKIDMILGILISGVLVTTLISLVVLGAGIWITEVPVAGGAASFSAVVLVIVLTATGLLTMMCALLSRVDHPRIVGLLGGFLNVIFFFPSGAVYPVESFPKWLQAFSRVNPETYSVHALKSVLFKGADWQAIRGDILYLIGFTLVMFLLSIKTFKRDL
- a CDS encoding TolC family protein produces the protein MIRRGVFLLVLVQLIIVDPFQGFAQEVVTLEEAYRSAMAESEQIGISRENLMQAEREIDRAKSFLYPSINTEASYLRRSEAKQGPFGVLLPESQKQFNLTIEQPLYTGGRASAAYRSAKLGVRGGKLDLSLTTENILFDVARAYYEALKAQRNVEIEENEVKRLEAHLRDAEKRFRVGEAIKTVVLRAEAELADARARLIRARNDQETTKDQLALFARIEGPFNLADPPSLTLSEQSEAEWVKTAHERRSDLALQSTNVKISEEQISIAKGTFFPSLSLQGRYNWIDQDPETSFLTTNDRSAILSLSFPIFEGRLRVAELAQARSRHRQQLLQKAFLSDQISVEVRRSLLNLNALTSQLDVLRAQVAFARENFSLISRQFAVGLATNIDVLDANATLISAERQLTNTTYDREVAILQVERAVGVFLDLMPPKAGRGDEGSSGPTDNP